GTGGACGCGGTACGACGACCCGAGCGACCTGCTCGCGGAGGTGGCCGGCCTGCAGGGCGAGGAGGCCACCCGACGGCTGCAGGAGATCTACGCCGAGCCGGTCCGGGCCGAGCTGATCACCGAGCGGCTGCGCCAGATGCGCGCGTCCGGGGTGACCGTCGCCGGCTCGCTGTCCCCGCAGCGCACCAAGGAGTTCGGCAAGACCGTCGTCGACGCGGGCGTGGACATGTTCGTGATCCGCGGGACCACCGTCTCCGCCGAGCACGTCTCCGGGCAGTCGGAGCCGCTGAACCTCAAGGAGTTCATCTACGAGCTCGACGTGCCGGTGATCGTCGGCGGCTGCGCGACCTACCAGGCGGCGCTGCACCTGATGCGCACCGGCGCGGCGGGCGTGCTGGTCGGCTTCGGCGGCGGCGCGGCGCACACCACCCGCAGCGTCCTGGGCGTCGCGGTGCCGATGGCCAGCGCGATCGCCGACGTCGCCGCGGCTCGCCGTGACTACCTCGACGAGTCCGGCGGCCGCTACGTCCACGTGATCGCCGACGGCTCGATCGGCCGCTCCGGCGACGTCGCCAAGGCGATCGCCTGCGGCGCCGACGCGATGATGATCGGCTCGCCGCTGGCCCGGGCCTCCGAGGCGCCGGGGCGCGGGTTCCACTGGGGCTCCGAGGCGTGGCACGCCGAGCTGCCGCGCGGCGAGCGGATCGCGATCGGCACCGTCGGCAGCCTCCAGGAGATCCTCTTCGGCCCCTCCCGGGTCGCCGACGGCACGATGAACCTCGTCGGCGCGCTGCGCCGGGCGATGGCGACCACCGGCTACACCGAGCTCAAGGAGTTCCAGCGGGTCGAGGTCGTCGTCCAGTGAGCGGTCCGCGCCGCGACGTCCGGCGGACCGTGCGCGACAGGCCCCGGTCCGGATGACGTCCGCGGGGGTGCTGCGGGTGGCGGCCGCCCAGGCCGAGTCGGTCTCCGGCGACGTCCCCGCGAACGTGGCGACCGCGGTGTCGCTGGTGCGGGCCGCGGCCCGGGGCGGTGCCCGGCTGGTGGTGCTGCCCGAGCTCTTCCTCACCGGGTACGACGTCGCGGCCTGGACCCCCGAGGGCTGCCTGCGGCCTGACGACGCGGTCCTCGAGCCGCTGCGGTCGGCCGCCCGGGAAGGCGCGATCGCGGTCGTGGTCGGTGCCGCGGTGGCCCACGAGGACGGCCGGCACACCCTGTCGGTGCTCGTGGTCGCCCCCGACGGAACCACCACCGCGCCGTACGACAAGCAGCACCTGTTCGCCGACGAGCGCGAGTTCTTCGACGCCGGCGACCACGGCGCCTCGATCACCCTCGACGGCTGGGAGCTCGGCCTCGGGGTCTGCTACGACGGCTGCTTCCCGAGCACGCGGCGGCCGCCGCCGCAGCGGGGGCGACGGCGTACCTCTGCCCGTCGGCGTACTTCGTCGGCTCGGAGCACCGGCGGGACCTCTACTACGCCGCCCGCGCGATCGACAACGGCATCTACGTCGTCTTCGCCGGCCTGACCGGGCGGTGCGGGGACTGGAGGTTCAACGGCGGCAGCGCCGTCTACGAGCCCGAGGGCCGCCCGCTCGACCGGGTCGGCGACGCGTCACCTGCGGTGGCCTTCGCCGACCTCGACCCGGCCGAGGTGCGCCGCTTCCAGGCGGCACACCCGGTCGCGCGCGACCGGGTCGACCAGCTCGCCCGACGCCACCTGCTCGCCCTCGCCTAGCCGGCTGGACCGCGGGCCGCAGGGTGGGGCCGCGCGGCGGTCAGGACCCGGCCGCCGGTGTGCCGCCGAACCGGAGCACCAGGGCCGCCCCGATCTCCGCGTGCCGGACCAGGAACGCCCGCTCGTCGAGGCGCTTGCGCCGCAGCCAGCCGGTGACCTCGGAGTTGCACTTGCTGGCGTTGCAGGAGCCGCAGGCCGGCGCGATGTTGTCGAGCGTGTAGCGGCCACCGCGGGAGAGCGGCAGGACGCAGTCGCGCTGCAGCGGCCTGCCGGTCGCCCCGCAGTAGGCACAACCTCCCCAGGCCGCCTGGAGGGCGCTCCACTGCTCGCTGCTGAGGTCGTGCTCGACGGCGGCGAGGCGACGCTTGCGCTTGCGGGCGCTGCGCGCCCTGCGGCTCCGGTCCAGCGCCATCGACCCAGCCTAGGGGCCCGGAGCCCGGCTCCAGCGGCCCGGAGCAGCGACTCGCCGGCTCCGCGGCGCTCGGGGGTGAGTCGTGGATCACGGAGCGCCGGGTGCCTGCAAACCGGAACCGGCGGGTACCGGTGCGGCTACGGCACGATCAACCAGAACGGACGCATATGACTACGCACAGCCACACCACCACCCGCACGACCGACAAGACCCTGGTGCAGAAGGCCGCAGCCGCGGTCGGCGCCGTGTTCCTGCTGGTCGGCATCCTCGGCTTCGTGCCCGGGATCACCACCAACTACGACGCGCTGCAGGTGGCCGGCCACGAGTCCGGCGCCAAGCTGATCGGCCTCTTCGAGGTCTCGGTGCTGCACAACATCGTGCACCTGCTCTTCGGCATCGCCGGCCTGGCGATGGCGCGCACCGCCTCCAGCGCCCGCAACTTCCTCATCGGCGGCGGCGCCGTCTACCTGGTCCTCTGGGTCTACGGGCTCGTCGTGGACCACGACTCGGCGGCCAACTTCGTGCCGCTGAACACCGCGGACAACTGGCTGCACTTCGTCCTGGGCGTGGCCATGATCGCGCTGGGCGTCGTGCTCGGCAAGAAGGCCGCGGACGCCGCTGGCCCCCACCTCGGCTGAGCGGCGGCCGGCACACCCGCTTTTTGCGGAGTTGTGCAACTGCGCAAACTGCCGTCTTGTGAGCGGCTGCGTGCCAGGTGATCCTCACAGTCCGGCCCGGGACGACTTCGTCCCGGGCCGGACGTGAGGCGCTGGAGATCCTGGCGCCCCGTCACAGAGAAAGGCACGCGCGTGAAGCGAGCACCTCTCGGGAGTGGCGCCCTGGCCGCAGCCGTCGCGCTCAGCACGACGGCCGTCCTGGCCACCGTCGCCCCGGCGGAGGCGGTCGACCAGACCCTCTCCGGCTCATCGGCCCTGCACCGGCCGGATCCCTCGTTCACCCCCGGGAGCGGGCGGCCGCCGTGGCGCGGGCCCGCGCCGAGCGACCCGGCACCGAGCAGGCCCTGCGCCTCGGTGAGCGGGTCCACCTCGTCGTCAAGGACGTCGTCGCCGACACGGACGGCACCCGGCACGTCCGCTACGACCGCACGTTCGCCGGCCTGCCCGTCATCGGGGGTGACCTCGTCGTCCACGAGGGTCCGGGTCGCCGGCTCTCCGGGGTGGAGTGGTCGACCGAGCGACCCGTGGCCGTCGCCTCCACCGAGGCGACCGTCGCCCCTACGGACGCGGCCGCCCGGTCCGCCCGCGCCACCGGACTGCGGGACACCGGCGCGCCGCGCAAGGTCGTGTACGCCGTGCAGCACCGGCCGGTGCTCGCCTGGGAGACCACGGTCACCGGGACCGACGCGGAGGGCGGACCGGTGGAGAGCCTCGTCTACACCGACGCACGCTCCGGTCGGCTGCTCGGCACCGACGAGGTCGTCAAGCACGCCGACGGCACCGGCTACTCCCAGTACTCCGGCACCGTCACGTTGAAGACCTCGCTGAGCGGGTCGACGTACCAGCTCACCGACGCGACCCGAGGCGGTCACCGCACCCACGACGCCAACGGCTCCACCAGCCAGACCGCCACCGGCACGCTCTTCACCGACGCCGACAACACCTGGGGCAACGGCAGCACCTCGAGCCGGCAGACCGCGGCGGTGGACGCGCACTACGGCGCCGCGGTGACCTGGGACCTCTACCGCGACCTGTTCGGCCGCTCCGGGATCCGCGGTGACGGCGCGGCTGCCTACTCCAAGGTGCACTACGGCAGCAGCTACGAGAACGCCTTCTGGTACGACCCCTGCTTCTGCATGACCTACGGCGACGGCGGTTCCACGCTCAACGCGCTGACCTCGCTCGACGTCGCCGGGCACGAGATGTCGCACGGCCTGACCTCGTCCACCGCCGGGCTCGTCTACTCCGGCGACGCGGGCGGCCTCAACGAGGCGACGTCCGACGTGATGGGCACGATGGTGGAGTTCAAGGCCGCGAACAGCAGCGATCCCGGCGACTACTACATCGGGGAGAAGATCTACCGGACCTCCGGTGGCTACCTGCGCCGCATGGACAACCCGGCCGCGGACGGGGCGTCGGTGAACTGCTGGTCCACCTCGACGGCCGGCCTCGACCCGCACTACTCCTCGGGGGTCGGCAACCACGCGTTCTACCTGATGGCCGAGGGGTCGGGCACCAAGACCATCGGCGGTCGCACCCACACGAGCAGCACCTGCAACGGCACCTCGGTCACCGGGATCGGCCGCGACGCGGCGGCGAAGATCTGGTACCGGGCGCTGAGCGCCTACATGACCTCGACGACGACCTACCCGCAGGCGGCCGGCTACCTGGTCCGGGCGGCCAAGGACCTGTACGGCGCCTCGTCGACCCAGTGCGTCACCACGCTCGCCGCCTGGAAGGGCGTCTCGACCAGCACCTCGGAGACCTGCGGCACCAGCACCCCGCCGCCGACCGGCGGGAACCTGCTCGCCAACCCCGGCTTCGAGTCCGCGGCCGTCTCATGGAGCGCGACGTCGGGGGCGATCACGAACGCGACGGGCGGCTCGCCCCGGTCGGGGTCGTGGTACGCGTGGCTCGACGGGTACGGCGCCGCGCACACCGACTACGTGCAGCAGTCGGTCGCGGTTCCCGCAGCGGCACGCGCCACGCTGAGCCTCTACCTCTGGGTGGCCTCGGACGAGACCACGACGGGCACGGCGTACGACACCTTGAAGGTGCAGGTGCTCAGCGGCGGTACGACGAGCACCCTCGCGACCTACTCCAACCTCGACAAGGGCAGCGGCTACGTGCTGAGGACCGTCGACCTGTCGGCCTTCACCGGGCGGACGGTGACGGTGAAGCTCCTCGGGGTGGAGGACGCCTCGCTGGGCACCAGCTTCTTGATCGACGACGTGGTGCTCAGCACCAGCTGAGGAGCACGTCGCCAAGCGGTTGCGCGGGCGTCGGTGACCGAGAGGTCGCCGGCGCCCGTCGTCGTCTCCGGTCGGGCCGGAGGGATCAGCGGCGGGCGGCGCGTCGGGCCGCGCGGGCCCGCTGGGCCAGGCTCGTCTGGGCGCGGTCACGCGCCGAGCGCTGCCGGTCGCGCATCTGCGAAGCAGCGAGGTCGAGCATGAGCAGGGGGGCTGAACCGGTGGACATGGTGGTTCCTTCCGACGTGCGTTCCATCCCGCGGGATGTAAGGAGTTTCCTCGTGTACTGATGCTAACAACGCGTAGGGATCAGAATTCCCTTTTGCCGCTTACGTGGGGGTGACCTCCGTCTCTGCCGGGGGCGGGCCGCGCAAAGCCGGGTGTCCAGACCGGCGACCAGAAGTTACCGAAGGGTAGAGACGGAGACGGCCGTCACATACTCTCGGTATATGAGTGATCAGCCGACCCCGCCGGACCGGTCGCCGGCGGGCGCCGCGGGGCACGACGAGCTCCGCGACCCTGCCCTGGACCCGACCGCCAGCTACGCGCTGGAGCCCGGCTACGTGCGGGCCCTCACCGAGCAGGTGGTCGCCACCAGCCGACGCACGGAGCCGTCCGTCTGCCCCGTCAACGGCCAGCCACTCGGGCACGTGCCGCAGTCCGAGCCGGGCGACGTCGCCGAGGCGTTCCGGCGGGCCCGGCGCGCGCAGCAGGCCTGGGTCCGGACGTCGCTCGACGAGCGCGCCGCGACCATGCTGCGGCTGCACGACCTGGTGCTCGACCGGCAGAGCGAGATCATCGACCTCATCTGCTGGGAGTCGGGCAAGGCCCGCAAGCACGCCTTCGACGAGCCGTTGCACATCGCGCTGACCGCCCGCTACTACGCCCGTTCCGCGCACGAGCACCTGGACAGCCACCGGGTGGCCGGCGTCGTCCCGGCGCTCACCCACGTCGAGGTGAACCGGATCCCCAAGGGGGTCGTCGGGATCATCTCGCCCTGGAACTACCCGTTCACGATGGCGCTCTGCGACGGGCTGCCCGCGCTGATGGCGGGCAACGCGGTCGTCGCCAAGCCGGACGCCCAGACGATGCTCAGCGCGCTGCTCGCCAAGCAGCTGCTGGAGGAGGCCGGCTTCCCTCCCGACCTGTGGCAGGTGGTCGCCGGTCCGGGCCGGGTGCTCGGGCCCGAGATCATCAGGCACGCCGACCACGTCTGCTTCACCGGCTCCACCGCCACCGGCGCGCTGGTTGCGCAGCAGTGCGCGCAGCGGCTGATCGGCTGCTCGCTCGAGCTCGGCGGCAAGAACCCGTTCCTGGTGCTCCGCGACGCCGACCTGGACCGAGCGGCCGAGGGCGCCGTACGTGCCAGCTTCTCCAACGCCGGCCAGCTGTGCGTGTCGATGGAGCGGATGTTCGTGGCCGACCAGGTCTACGACCGGTTCCTGGCGAAGTTCGTGGAACGCACCGAGGCGATGCGGCTGGAGGTGGGGCTCGGCTGGGGCAGCGACATGGGGTCGCTGATCTCCCAGGCGCAGCTCGACACCGTCGTGCGCCACGTCGAGGACGCCCGGGCCAAGGGGGCGCGCGTCCTGACCGGCGGCCGGGCCCGTCCCGACCTCGGCCCGTACTACTTCGAGCCCACCATCCTCGAGGGCGTCACCCCGGAGATGACCTGCTTCGGCGAGGAGACCTTCGGGCCCGTGGTCTCGGTGTACCGCTTCCAGGACGAGAGCGACGCCGTCGCCCGCGCGAACGCCGGTGACTACGGACTGAACGCCTCGGTCTACACCCGCGACGCCAGGCGTGGTCGCGAGCTGGCGCGGACGATCAGGTGCGGCACCGTCAACGTCAACGAGGCGTTCGCCGCCACCTTCGCCAGCGTCGACGCCCCGATGGGCGGCATGCACGAGTCCGGCATCGGGCGCCGGCAGGGCGGCGAGGGGATCCACCGCTACACCGAGACCCAGGCGGTCGCCACCCAGCGGCTGCTCCGGTTCGCGCCGGTGCTCGGGATGAGCGACGAGACCTACGCCAAGGTGATGACGGCGTACCTGCGACTGATGAAGAGGCTGGGAAGGAAATGACGATGACAGCTCAGGCACGTGAGGCAGGCGCGCTCGACTTCGACGTCCTGGTGGTCGGCTCCGGCTTCGGGGGGTCGGTCTCAGCTCTCCGGCTGACCGAGAAGGGCTACCGCGTCGGGGTGATCGAGGCGGGGGCGCGCTTCGACGACGAGGACTTCGCGAGCACCTCGTTCGAGGCCAGGAAGTTCCTGTTCCGCCCCGAGGTCGGCTGCTACGGGATCCAGCGGATCGACGCTCTCAAGGATTGCCTGATCGTGTCCGGGGCCGGGGTCGGCGGCGGGTCGCTGGTCTACGCGAACACGCTCTACGAGCCGCTCGACGCCTTCTACGACGATCCCCAGTGGCGCGACATCACCGACTGGCGCAGCGAGCTGGCGCCGTTCTACGACCAGGCCAAGCGGATGCTCGGCGTGGTGGAGAACCCGATCCGGACCCCGCCGACGACGTGATGGAGAAGGTCGCCGTCGAGATGGGGGTGGGGGAGACGTTCCACCCCGCCCCGGTCGGCGTCTTCTTCGGCGGCCCCGGCAGCCAGCGGGGCGAGCGGGCACCGGACCCGTACTTCGGCGGCGTGGGACCGGAGCGCAACGCCTGCACGGCCTGCGGCGAGTGCATGACCGGCTGCCGGCACAACGCCAAGAACACCCTGGTGAAGAACTACCTGTACCTCGCCGAGCGCAACGGTGCGGTCGTCCTCCCGCTCACCACGGTGACGCAGGTCGACGAGCGGCCCGGCGGCGGCTTCGACGTCACGGTCCGCTTCACCAAGGCGAAGCTGCGCCGTCGCTCGGCGACCCGGACCCTGACCGCCGATCAGGTGATCTTCTCCGCCTCCGCGCTGGGCACCCAGCGGATGCTGCACCGGCTGCGCGACGAGGGCCACCTGCCCCGCGTCTCGGAGCGGCTCGGCCACCTCTCGCGCACGAACTCCGAGTCGATCCTCGGTGCGATCGCGCCCGACACGAGGCTGGACTTCAGCACCGGGGTGGCGATCACGTCCAGCTTCCACCCCGACAAGGACACCCACATCGAGCCGGTCCGCTACGGCAAGGGCAGCAACCTGATGTCGCTGATGCAGACGGTGCTCACCGACGGGGCCGGTCCGGCGCCGCGGTGGCGCACCTGGCTGGGGGAGCTGTGGCGGCAGAGGTCCCACGTCCTCGACCTCTACGACATGAAGCACTGGTCGGAGCGGACCGTGATCGCGCTCGTCATGCAGAGCCTCGACAACTCGATCACCACCTACACCAAGCGCAACCGGCTCACCGGTCGGCGGTACCTCACCTCCAAGCAGGGACACGGCGTGCCCAACCCGACCTGGATCCCGGTGGGCAACGACGCCGTACGCCGGATGGCGAAGGTCGTCGGCGGGAAGGCCGGTGGCTCGATCGGCGAGCCGTTCAACCGGCCGCTGACCGCCCACTTCATCGGCGGCTGCCCCATCGGCACCGATCCGGAGCACGGCGTGATCGACCCCTACCAGCGCCTCTACGGGCACCCGGGGCTGCACGTCGTGGACGGCTCGGCGGTCTCCGCGAACCTCGGGGTGAACCCGTCGCTGACGATCACCGCGCAGGCGGAGCGGGCGATGGCGTTCTGGCCCAACAAGGGCGAGCCCGACCCCCGGCCGGAGCTCGGGGCGGCGTACACCCGGCTGGACCCGGTGCCGCCGCGGCAGCCGGTCGTGCCGGCCGCGGCGCCCGGCGCGCTCCGCCTGCCGATCGTCTCGGTCGGCTGAGCCGGCCCGGGCCTGCCCTGGAAAGGGGTCAGGGCCCGGCCGGGGAGGGAGGGTGGCCGGGCCCTGAACATGTCCGCAGCTGCACGGACTGAGGCGAGACCCGGCCTGGGAGGGAGCTGGAGCCGCCGGGTCTCTCGGCTGCTCAACGACGCCGCCGGACCGGGGTTACGCCGGGCCGCGAAGTTTTTTCCGGCGGCTGCCTGGCGGCCCACCGGACCGGGCCGGTCGATAGACTGCCCGCAGCGCCGGGCCTCCGGCGGGCAGCCCCCTTCCGAGCCTCACGAAAGTCCAGGTGACTCTGTCCCGTGAGCGAGCAGTGACCCCGGACCACGACCTGGTCCTCGTCGTCGACTTCGGCGCCCAGTACGCCCAGCTGATCGCCCGCCGCGTGCGGGAGGCGCGGGTCTACTCCGAGATCGTGCCGCACACGACGCCGGTGGCCGAGATGCTGGCGCGCCGGCCGAAGGCGATCATCCTCTCCGGTGGTCCCTCGTCGGTCTACGAGCCCGGCGCGCCTCGCGTCGACGCGGACATCTTCAGCTCCGACGTCCCGGTGTTCGGGATGTGCTACGGCTTCCAGGCGATGGCACAGGCGCTGGGTGGCGAGGTCGCCCGGACCGGGCGCTCGGAGTACGGCCGCACCCCGGTGACGGTGACCAGCGCCGGCACGCTGCTGCGCGAGGTGCCGACCGAGCACCGGGTCTGGATGAGCCACGGGGACAGCGTGGTCGCGGCCCCGGCGGGCTTCGACGTGCTGGCCAGCACCGCGGCGACGCCGGTGGCCGCCTTCGAGGACCTCGACCGCCGGATGGCCGGCGTGCAGTGGCACCCCGAGGTGCTGCACACCGAGCACGGCCAGCAGGTCCTCGAGCACTTCCTGCACGAGATCGCCGGCTGCCGGCCGACCTGGACGATGGTCAACATCGTCGAGGAGCAGGTCGAGAAGATCCGCGAGCAGATCGGCGACAAGCGGGCCATCTGCGGGCTCTCCGGCGGGGTGGACTCCGCGGTCGCCGCGGCACTGGTCCAGCGCGCCATCGGCGACCAGCTCACCTGCGTCTTCGTCGACCTCGGGCTGCTCCGCAAGGGCGAGGCCGAGCAGGTGGAGCGC
The DNA window shown above is from Nocardioides mesophilus and carries:
- a CDS encoding succinic semialdehyde dehydrogenase — translated: MSDQPTPPDRSPAGAAGHDELRDPALDPTASYALEPGYVRALTEQVVATSRRTEPSVCPVNGQPLGHVPQSEPGDVAEAFRRARRAQQAWVRTSLDERAATMLRLHDLVLDRQSEIIDLICWESGKARKHAFDEPLHIALTARYYARSAHEHLDSHRVAGVVPALTHVEVNRIPKGVVGIISPWNYPFTMALCDGLPALMAGNAVVAKPDAQTMLSALLAKQLLEEAGFPPDLWQVVAGPGRVLGPEIIRHADHVCFTGSTATGALVAQQCAQRLIGCSLELGGKNPFLVLRDADLDRAAEGAVRASFSNAGQLCVSMERMFVADQVYDRFLAKFVERTEAMRLEVGLGWGSDMGSLISQAQLDTVVRHVEDARAKGARVLTGGRARPDLGPYYFEPTILEGVTPEMTCFGEETFGPVVSVYRFQDESDAVARANAGDYGLNASVYTRDARRGRELARTIRCGTVNVNEAFAATFASVDAPMGGMHESGIGRRQGGEGIHRYTETQAVATQRLLRFAPVLGMSDETYAKVMTAYLRLMKRLGRK
- a CDS encoding HNH endonuclease, producing MALDRSRRARSARKRKRRLAAVEHDLSSEQWSALQAAWGGCAYCGATGRPLQRDCVLPLSRGGRYTLDNIAPACGSCNASKCNSEVTGWLRRKRLDERAFLVRHAEIGAALVLRFGGTPAAGS
- the guaA gene encoding glutamine-hydrolyzing GMP synthase codes for the protein MTPDHDLVLVVDFGAQYAQLIARRVREARVYSEIVPHTTPVAEMLARRPKAIILSGGPSSVYEPGAPRVDADIFSSDVPVFGMCYGFQAMAQALGGEVARTGRSEYGRTPVTVTSAGTLLREVPTEHRVWMSHGDSVVAAPAGFDVLASTAATPVAAFEDLDRRMAGVQWHPEVLHTEHGQQVLEHFLHEIAGCRPTWTMVNIVEEQVEKIREQIGDKRAICGLSGGVDSAVAAALVQRAIGDQLTCVFVDLGLLRKGEAEQVERDFVAATGVSLHVVDAQKRFLDALAGVSDPEEKRKIIGREFIRVFEAAEAEIVGDAASHGAKVEFLVQGTLYPDVVESGGGAGTSNIKSHHNVGGLPEDLEFSLVEPLRTLFKDEVRLVGEQLGLPAEIVWRHPFPGPGLAIRIVGEVTQERLDILREADAIAREELTRAGLDRDIWQFPVVLLGDVRSVGVQGDGRTYGHPVVLRPVTSEDAMTADWARLPYDVLETISTRITNEVREINRVTLDITSKPPGTIEWE
- a CDS encoding DUF4383 domain-containing protein codes for the protein MTTHSHTTTRTTDKTLVQKAAAAVGAVFLLVGILGFVPGITTNYDALQVAGHESGAKLIGLFEVSVLHNIVHLLFGIAGLAMARTASSARNFLIGGGAVYLVLWVYGLVVDHDSAANFVPLNTADNWLHFVLGVAMIALGVVLGKKAADAAGPHLG
- a CDS encoding M4 family metallopeptidase codes for the protein MARARAERPGTEQALRLGERVHLVVKDVVADTDGTRHVRYDRTFAGLPVIGGDLVVHEGPGRRLSGVEWSTERPVAVASTEATVAPTDAAARSARATGLRDTGAPRKVVYAVQHRPVLAWETTVTGTDAEGGPVESLVYTDARSGRLLGTDEVVKHADGTGYSQYSGTVTLKTSLSGSTYQLTDATRGGHRTHDANGSTSQTATGTLFTDADNTWGNGSTSSRQTAAVDAHYGAAVTWDLYRDLFGRSGIRGDGAAAYSKVHYGSSYENAFWYDPCFCMTYGDGGSTLNALTSLDVAGHEMSHGLTSSTAGLVYSGDAGGLNEATSDVMGTMVEFKAANSSDPGDYYIGEKIYRTSGGYLRRMDNPAADGASVNCWSTSTAGLDPHYSSGVGNHAFYLMAEGSGTKTIGGRTHTSSTCNGTSVTGIGRDAAAKIWYRALSAYMTSTTTYPQAAGYLVRAAKDLYGASSTQCVTTLAAWKGVSTSTSETCGTSTPPPTGGNLLANPGFESAAVSWSATSGAITNATGGSPRSGSWYAWLDGYGAAHTDYVQQSVAVPAAARATLSLYLWVASDETTTGTAYDTLKVQVLSGGTTSTLATYSNLDKGSGYVLRTVDLSAFTGRTVTVKLLGVEDASLGTSFLIDDVVLSTS
- a CDS encoding GuaB3 family IMP dehydrogenase-related protein, whose translation is MQEIEIGRAKRGRRAYSFDDVAIVPSRRTRDPEEVSVAWQIDAYRFELPILAAPMDSVMSPETAVAFGQAGGLGVLDLEGLWTRYDDPSDLLAEVAGLQGEEATRRLQEIYAEPVRAELITERLRQMRASGVTVAGSLSPQRTKEFGKTVVDAGVDMFVIRGTTVSAEHVSGQSEPLNLKEFIYELDVPVIVGGCATYQAALHLMRTGAAGVLVGFGGGAAHTTRSVLGVAVPMASAIADVAAARRDYLDESGGRYVHVIADGSIGRSGDVAKAIACGADAMMIGSPLARASEAPGRGFHWGSEAWHAELPRGERIAIGTVGSLQEILFGPSRVADGTMNLVGALRRAMATTGYTELKEFQRVEVVVQ